The Vicinamibacterales bacterium genome window below encodes:
- a CDS encoding tyrosine-type recombinase/integrase translates to MSYQIWLKGAPLSEQSKRAYRSRISQFLDYLAASENKFDLVLTEARVAQVALRDYKRHLKRSCKFAPSSVNASLTAINHFLQFMGLTPAKIDREDLPQEAPRALTPEEQKRYISTAQTRSRALDRAVPLLLINTGVRIGECAALDMADVSIAGRKAQIIVRSGKGDRYREIPLNEVARDAVRDWILERNKRFVNSKIDDALFLNPQGARMSATSLDRIVRKVGTACGIDLSAHILRHTCLTNLVRNGTDLVLVAEIGGHRRLETTRRYALPTKDDKQNALNSLIN, encoded by the coding sequence ATGAGCTACCAGATTTGGCTTAAAGGCGCGCCATTATCAGAACAGAGCAAAAGGGCTTACCGTAGCCGTATAAGTCAGTTCTTGGACTATCTAGCAGCCTCTGAGAACAAATTCGACCTTGTCTTGACCGAAGCAAGAGTAGCTCAAGTAGCTCTCAGAGATTACAAGCGACATTTAAAGCGCTCATGCAAGTTTGCACCGAGTTCAGTCAATGCATCTCTAACCGCAATCAACCACTTTCTACAGTTCATGGGCCTGACGCCTGCCAAGATTGACCGAGAAGATTTACCACAGGAAGCACCCAGGGCGCTGACACCAGAAGAGCAGAAACGTTATATCAGCACGGCCCAAACTAGAAGCCGGGCACTTGACCGGGCGGTGCCACTGCTGCTGATAAACACTGGCGTCCGTATTGGTGAATGTGCCGCTCTCGATATGGCAGATGTTTCAATAGCCGGGCGCAAGGCTCAAATAATTGTGCGCAGCGGCAAAGGCGATCGCTACCGTGAAATCCCCCTGAATGAAGTCGCTCGCGATGCTGTTCGAGACTGGATACTTGAGAGAAACAAACGCTTTGTCAATTCAAAAATAGATGATGCTCTCTTTCTAAATCCACAAGGAGCCCGCATGTCTGCAACCAGCTTGGATAGAATTGTAAGAAAGGTAGGCACTGCTTGTGGCATCGATCTATCTGCCCACATTCTTCGCCACACATGCCTGACTAATCTAGTGCGCAACGGCACTGACTTAGTGTTAGTAGCAGAGATTGGAGGGCACAGGCGGCTGGAAACAACCAGGCGCTATGCTTTGCCAACTAAAGACGACAAGCAGAACGCACTAAATTCACTCATTAATTGA